A window of Castanea sativa cultivar Marrone di Chiusa Pesio chromosome 1, ASM4071231v1 contains these coding sequences:
- the LOC142621494 gene encoding structural maintenance of chromosomes protein 4 isoform X2, producing MRTSTLSDDAAIINLGLESLNESRSGVVQMVKLAEKERDSLEDVKNEAEAYMLKELSLLKWQEKATKLAHEDTNTKLVELQANVASLEENLKTERENIQESHKTLEELETVHNKYMKRQEELDNQLRSCKEEFKNFERQDVKYREDLKHMKQKIKKLEDKLEKDSTKINDLEKECENSKNLIPELEESIPKLQKLLLDEEKVLEEIKENSKVETERYRAELAKVRAELEPWEKQLIEHKGKLEVTCTESKLLNEKHEAGLAAFEDARKQVDVILGKLKTKTASITNIQTDIEKNKLEASEARRVEQDCIKEQDALIPIEQSARQKVAELKSILDSEKSQGSVLKAILQAKESNRIEGIYGRMGDLGAIDAKYDVAISTACPGLDYIVVETTAAAQACVELLRRENLGVATFMILEKQVEFLPKLKEKISTPEGVPRLFDLIKVQDERMKLAFFAALGNTVVAKDLDQATRIAYSGNKDFRRVVTLDGALFETSGTMSGGGNKPRGGKMGTSIRADSVSGEAVANAEKELSIMVEKLNSIRQRIAEAVRCYQASEKAIAILEMELAKSQKEIDSLNSQHSYIEKQLDSLEAASQPRKDELDRLEELKKIISTEEKEIDKLIQGSKKLKEKALELQNNIENAGGERLKAQKLKVNKIQSDIDKKSTEINRHRVQIETGQKMMKKLTKGIEESKKEKERLIEEKEKLGGIFKEIEQKAFTVQENFKKTQKLIDEHKDVLDNAKSNYDKVKRTVDELRASEVDAEYKLQDMKKAYKELELKAKAYKKRLDDLQTALTKHMEQIQKDLVDPEKLQATLTDETLNEPCGLKRALEIVALLEAQLKEMNPNLDSISEYRTKVSLYNERVEELNKVTQQRDDIKRQYDEWRKKRLDEFMAGFNAISLKLKEMYQMITLGGDAELELVDSLDPFSEGVVFSVRPPKKSWKNIANLSGGEKTLSSLALVFALHHYKPTPLYVMDEIDAALDFKNVSIVGHYVKDRTKDAQFIIISLRNNMFELADRLVGIYKTDNCTKSITINPGSFAVCEKAA from the exons GCTAGAATCTCTTAATGAGAGCCGGTCTGGGGTGGTACAGATGGTTAAGTTAgccgagaaagagagagatagctTGGAG GATGTGAAGAATGAAGCAGAAGCATACATGCTGAAAGAGTTGTCTCTCTTGAAATGGCAAGAGAAAGCCACAAAATTGGCTCATGAAGATACTAATACAAAATTGGTTGAACTACAAGCAAATGTTGCCAGTTTAGAAGAAAACCTGAAGACTGAAAG GGAGAACATACAAGAAAGTCATAAAACGTTGGAGGAGCTTGAAACTGTGCATAACAAGTACATGAAGAGACAAGAG GAACTTGATAATCAACTCCGAAGCTGTAAGGAagagtttaagaattttgaaAGGCAAGATGTCAAATATCGGGAAGATTTGAAGCACATGAAGCAAAAGATCAAGAAACTTGAGGATAAACTTGAAAAG GATTCAACAAAGATCAATGACTTAGAAAAGGAGTGTGAAAACTCAAAAAATCTGATCCCAGAACTTGAGGAAAGTATTCCAAAACTGCAAAAGCTCTTGCTGGATGAGGAGAAAGTCTTGGAGGAAATTAAAGAGAATTCTAAAG TTGAAACTGAGAGATATCGTGCTGAGCTTGCAAAAGTTCGTGCTGAATTAGAACCTTGGGAAAAGCAATTGATTGAACATAAGGGAAAACTAGAAGTTACATGTACTGAAAGCAAGCTATTGAATGAAAAG CATGAAGCTGGTCTTGCAGCATTTGAAGATGCTCGAAAGCAGGTGGATGTTATATtgggaaaactaaaaacaaaaactgcaAGCATCACAAATATTCAAACTGATATAGAAAAGAACAAGCTTGAAGCATCAGAAGCTCGTAGAGTGGAACAA GACTGCATCAAAGAACAGGATGCACTGATTCCTATTGAACAATCTGCAAGACAGAAGGTTGCAGAACTTAAGTCTATTCTGGATTCTGAGAAGAGTCAGGGTTCAGTTCTGAAAGCAATCTTGCAGGCCAAGGAGTCCAACCGAATTGAGGGAATATATGGAAGGATGGGCGATCTTGGTGCTATTGATG CAAAATATGATGTTGCTATATCAACGGCATGCCCTGGACTTGATTATATTGTAGTGGAGACAACAGCTGCAGCACAAGCATGTGTTGAGCTACTTCGGAGGGAGAATCTTGGTGTTGCAACTTTCATGATTTTG GAGAAGCAAGTTGAATTTTTACCCAAGTTGAAGGAGAAGATAAGCACTCCAGAGGGAGTTCCACGTCTTTTCGATTTAATTAAAGTTCAGGATGAAAGAATGAAACTTGCTTTCTTTGCAGCATTGGGAAACACTGTTGTTGCTAAGGATCTTGACCAG GCAACACGTATTGCATACAGTGGAAACAAAGATTTTCGACGTGTGGTAACACTTGATGGTGCACTTTTTGAAACATCTGGTACAATGAGTGGTGGGGGAAATAAGCCTCgtggtggcaaaatggggacaTCTATTCGAGCTGACAGTGTGTCAGGAGAAGCTGTTGCAAATGCTGAGAAGGAACTGTCTATAAtggttgaaaaattaaatagcaTCCGCCAAAGAATTGCTGAGGCAGTGCGGTGTTACCAGGCATCTGAAAAAGCAATTGCTATCCTGGAGATGGAATTAGCTAAAAGTCAGAAAGAG ATTGACAGTTTGAATTCACAACATAGTTATATTGAGAAACAACTTGATTCACTGGAGGCTGCATCACAGCCAAGGAAGGATGAGCTTGATAGGTTGGAGGAGCtcaagaaaataatttctaCAGAAGAAAAGGAGATTGATAAACTTATACAAGGATCTAAAAAGCTGAAAGAGAAG GCTTTGGAGCTTCAGAATAATATAGAAAATGCTGGTGGTGAAAGATTGAAAGCACAAAAGTTAAAGGTCAATAAGATTCAATCT GATATCGATAAAAAGAGCACAGAGATCAACCGCCACAGAGTCCAAATAGAGACTGGCcaaaaaatgatgaagaagTTGACTAAAGGGATTGAGGAGTCAaagaaggagaaagaaagacttattgaggaaaaggaaaaattggGAGGCATTTTCAAAGAAATTGAGCAGAAAGCATTTACAGTTcaagagaattttaaaaagacacagaag CTGATCGATGAACATAAAGATGTATTAGACAATGCAAAATCCAATTATGACAAAGTGAAAAGGACTGTGGATGAGTTACGGGCATCAGAG GTTGATGCCGAATACAAATTACAAGACATGAAAAAGGCATACAAGGAGTTGGAACTGAAGGCAAAGGCTTACAAAAAAAGGCTTGACGACTTGCAAACTGCTCTTACAAAGCATATGGAACA AATTCAGAAAGACTTAGTGGACCCTGAAAAGCTTCAGGCAACCTTGACTGATGAAACTCTTAACGAGCCCTGTGGCCTAAAAAGGGCCCTTGAAATTGTAGCACTTCTGGAAGCACAACTGAAGGAAATGAATCCAAATCTTGATTCTATCTCAGA ATATCGGACAAAAGTATCATTATATAATGAACGAGTCGAGGAACTAAACAAGGTCACTCAACAGCGTGATGACATAAAGAGGCAGTATGATGAATGGAGGAAGAAGAG GTTGGATGAGTTCATGGCAGGATTCAATGCAATATCTTTGAAGCTGAAGGAGATGTATCAG ATGATCACACTTGGAGGTGATGCAGAACTTGAGCTAGTGGACTCTTTGGATCCGTTCTCTGAAGGTGTTGTTTTCAGTGTCCGACCACCAAAGAAGAGCTGGAAGAATATTGCAAATTTATCGGGTGGTGAAAAG ACTTTGAGCTCATTAGCTCTTGTTTTCGCGCTTCATCACTACAAGCCAACCCCACTTTATGTAATGGATGAGATTGATGCTGCACTGG ACTTCAaaaatgtttccattgtggGGCATTATGTGAAGGACCGAACAAAGGATGCCCAGTTTATAATCATAAG CCTTAGAAACAACATGTTTGAATTGGCTGATCGACTTGTTGGGATCTACAAAACTGATAATTGCACCAAGAGCATTACAATTAACCCAGGTAGTTTTGCAGTTTGTGAAAAAGCTGCCTGA